A stretch of the Chlamydia pecorum E58 genome encodes the following:
- the rplI gene encoding 50S ribosomal protein L9 → MKQQLLLLEDIEGLGRSGDVVTARPGYVRNFLLPQQKAVIAGTRTLRLQAKLKEQRMIQAAEDKAESEKLAEMLKDIVLEFQVRVDPDNNMYGSVTIADIIAAAEEKNISLSRKSFPAHFAIKSLGRKNIPLKLKEGVSATLIVHVASDSEYVVVLEESGASESAEGIE, encoded by the coding sequence ATGAAACAACAGTTACTTTTACTTGAAGACATTGAAGGATTAGGCCGTAGTGGAGATGTAGTTACTGCTCGTCCTGGTTATGTTCGTAATTTTCTTCTCCCCCAACAAAAAGCAGTTATTGCTGGAACAAGAACATTGCGTTTACAAGCCAAACTTAAAGAACAGCGCATGATTCAAGCTGCTGAAGACAAAGCCGAGTCTGAAAAGCTTGCAGAAATGCTTAAAGATATTGTCTTGGAATTCCAAGTTCGTGTTGACCCAGACAATAATATGTACGGTTCTGTAACTATTGCAGACATCATTGCGGCTGCAGAAGAAAAAAATATTTCTCTTTCTAGAAAGAGTTTCCCTGCGCATTTTGCAATTAAAAGCCTTGGAAGAAAGAACATCCCCTTAAAATTAAAGGAAGGTGTTTCTGCGACTCTTATAGTACATGTCGCTTCTGATAGCGAATACGTTGTTGTTTTAGAAGAGTCTGGAGCTTCGGAAAGCGCTGAAGGTATAGAATAG
- the rpsR gene encoding 30S ribosomal protein S18, translating to MNRPVHANEQRRKRFNKKCPFVSAGWKTIDYKDVETLKKFITERGKILPRRITGVSSRFQGILAQAIKRARLLGLLPFVGED from the coding sequence ATGAATAGACCTGTTCATGCTAATGAACAAAGAAGGAAACGTTTCAATAAGAAATGTCCTTTTGTTTCCGCAGGTTGGAAAACGATCGATTATAAAGACGTAGAAACTTTAAAAAAGTTTATCACGGAACGAGGAAAAATTTTGCCTAGAAGAATCACAGGAGTTTCTTCTCGTTTTCAAGGAATTCTTGCTCAAGCAATCAAAAGGGCTCGTCTTTTAGGACTATTGCCTTTCGTCGGGGAAGATTAA
- the rpsF gene encoding 30S ribosomal protein S6 → MGKKTKQLYEGAYVFSVTLSEEARRKALDKVISGITNYDGEINKIHDQGRKKLAYTIRGAREGYYYFIYFTVVPEAIAELWREYHLNEDLLRFMIFKADSVKEVLEFASLPE, encoded by the coding sequence ATGGGAAAAAAGACAAAGCAACTTTATGAAGGAGCCTATGTATTTAGCGTAACTCTTAGTGAAGAAGCTCGACGTAAGGCTTTAGATAAGGTTATTTCAGGGATCACAAACTATGATGGTGAAATTAATAAAATTCATGATCAAGGACGTAAGAAATTAGCGTATACCATTCGTGGCGCTAGAGAAGGTTATTACTATTTTATTTATTTTACTGTTGTGCCTGAAGCTATAGCAGAGTTGTGGAGAGAATATCATCTCAACGAAGATCTCCTTCGTTTCATGATATTTAAAGCTGATTCTGTAAAAGAAGTTTTAGAATTCGCTTCTTTACCTGAGTAA
- the pth gene encoding aminoacyl-tRNA hydrolase: MVRLVVAIGNPGKAYNFSRHNVGFLLAEWLVRELGGPAFKPFSKCVSLMTKVDSPSTSESLVFIKPETYVNLSGKAVLAAKKFFSLSPEHILVLADDVNRDFGDVRLRYQAGSGGHKGIKSIVASLGSNLFWQLRLGVGRPDNRAVGLSDFVLGDFSCEEKEQLPACFAQAGTLFQQWCVGAESA, translated from the coding sequence ATGGTTAGGCTTGTTGTTGCTATAGGGAATCCTGGGAAGGCCTATAACTTTTCTCGTCATAACGTAGGATTTTTATTGGCGGAATGGTTGGTCAGAGAGTTGGGAGGCCCGGCATTTAAGCCTTTTTCTAAGTGCGTTTCCTTAATGACGAAAGTAGATTCCCCTTCTACTTCTGAGAGCTTGGTATTTATTAAACCAGAGACTTATGTGAATCTTAGTGGCAAGGCTGTCTTGGCTGCTAAAAAATTTTTTAGTTTAAGTCCGGAGCATATTTTAGTTCTTGCTGATGACGTAAACCGTGACTTTGGAGATGTCCGATTGCGTTATCAAGCAGGAAGTGGAGGACATAAGGGAATTAAAAGCATTGTTGCTAGTCTAGGCTCAAATCTCTTCTGGCAATTGCGGTTGGGGGTTGGCAGGCCTGATAATAGAGCTGTAGGCTTATCAGACTTTGTTCTAGGAGATTTTTCTTGCGAAGAGAAAGAGCAATTGCCTGCTTGTTTTGCTCAAGCAGGCACTTTGTTTCAGCAATGGTGTGTAGGGGCTGAGTCAGCATAA
- a CDS encoding 50S ribosomal protein L25, with protein sequence MELVVTRRETGKKSFLKKIRQTGGIPAVVYSSGKSIANITVDALVFKKFLSSLESGALSSTVFFLEYEGRVIKALVKDIQYQVTTYEVSHLDFEELVENRPVKLSIPVRCVNTVDCIGVKLGGSLRQVIRAIRVVCLPKDIVPFLELDVQSLGLSQTRKLSDIVIPEGIKPISSLREVAVTVSRR encoded by the coding sequence ATGGAGCTCGTAGTTACACGTCGGGAGACTGGTAAAAAATCATTTCTTAAGAAAATCCGTCAGACAGGGGGTATTCCTGCAGTGGTCTATTCTTCTGGGAAAAGTATTGCAAACATCACTGTAGATGCGCTTGTTTTTAAAAAATTTCTTTCTAGTTTGGAAAGCGGTGCACTATCTTCTACGGTTTTCTTTCTAGAATATGAAGGCCGTGTAATTAAAGCTTTAGTGAAAGATATCCAGTATCAGGTGACCACTTATGAAGTGAGTCACTTGGATTTCGAAGAGCTTGTAGAAAACCGCCCAGTAAAATTGAGTATCCCAGTGCGCTGTGTTAATACCGTAGATTGCATTGGAGTAAAACTTGGGGGATCCTTAAGGCAAGTGATCCGTGCGATTCGGGTGGTTTGTCTTCCTAAAGATATCGTTCCTTTTTTAGAGCTGGATGTCCAGTCTCTAGGGCTTTCTCAAACTCGAAAATTATCTGATATTGTGATTCCTGAAGGAATTAAGCCGATATCATCTCTTAGAGAAGTTGCCGTAACCGTATCTAGAAGATAA
- the glgA gene encoding glycogen synthase GlgA: MRILHTAVEFAPITKAGGLGDMVSSLSLALAKYHEVEVLIPDYPLIFGDLNLPILSKRSFFYTFLGKQHASTVTYKYENLALSVIRLDSQIELFSTPKIYSHDDTMRFTALSAACAAYIHDIPPVDIVHFHDWHLGLLPGLLKHPDSPYYPKIVFTIHNFCYRGYCSTKLLSETKIDNFHLSNYQLFRDPQTSVMMKGGLYCSDAITTVSPTYAQEMMNEYSDPEIHDALSTRSSVFFGILNGIDDRTWNPETDPHLSENYDKSLLREPDLLFMKKEKNKAALYERLGLELNYSPLMCIISRIVEQKGPEFMKEAILHAMENAYALIIIGTCYNEEIFKQFSNLQESLATSCNIRIVLDYNPSLACLTYAASDMICIPSYTEPCGLTQLIAMRYGTVPLVRKTGGLADTVFPGVNGFTFTQTDNFNEFRAMLSEALTTYRYEPDTWLNLIEEGMLRLSGLDLMAKHYKELYLSLLS; the protein is encoded by the coding sequence ATGAGAATCCTTCATACTGCTGTCGAATTTGCTCCTATAACCAAAGCTGGAGGATTAGGAGATATGGTCTCCAGTCTCTCCTTAGCTCTAGCTAAATATCATGAAGTTGAAGTTCTTATTCCAGACTACCCTTTAATCTTTGGGGATCTTAATCTTCCTATTCTCTCCAAACGCTCTTTTTTCTATACTTTTCTTGGAAAACAACATGCCTCCACAGTTACTTACAAATATGAAAATCTAGCCCTCTCTGTGATCAGGTTAGACTCACAGATCGAACTATTCTCTACTCCTAAGATTTACTCACATGACGATACCATGCGCTTCACAGCACTTTCTGCTGCCTGTGCTGCCTATATTCATGACATCCCCCCTGTAGATATTGTACACTTCCATGACTGGCATCTCGGTCTTCTCCCCGGGCTTTTGAAACATCCCGACAGTCCCTATTATCCTAAAATTGTTTTTACCATTCATAATTTCTGCTATCGAGGCTATTGCTCTACTAAACTGCTTTCTGAAACCAAAATCGATAATTTTCATTTGAGCAATTATCAACTCTTCCGCGATCCCCAAACCTCGGTTATGATGAAAGGTGGGCTCTACTGCTCAGATGCAATTACGACAGTATCACCAACATATGCTCAAGAAATGATGAATGAGTATTCTGACCCAGAAATCCACGATGCTCTATCTACAAGAAGCTCCGTCTTTTTCGGCATTCTTAATGGCATAGATGACCGCACCTGGAATCCAGAAACGGATCCTCACCTCTCTGAAAATTACGATAAAAGCTTACTTAGAGAGCCTGACCTTCTATTTATGAAAAAGGAGAAAAATAAAGCAGCCTTATATGAAAGGTTAGGGCTGGAGCTTAACTATTCCCCTTTAATGTGTATTATTTCTCGGATTGTTGAACAAAAAGGTCCTGAGTTTATGAAAGAAGCCATTCTCCATGCTATGGAAAATGCGTATGCTCTCATTATCATTGGCACCTGTTATAATGAAGAAATTTTCAAGCAATTTTCTAATTTACAAGAATCTCTAGCAACATCCTGCAACATTAGAATTGTTTTAGATTACAACCCTTCTCTTGCATGTCTTACCTACGCTGCTTCCGATATGATCTGCATCCCTTCGTATACAGAGCCTTGCGGGTTAACCCAGCTTATTGCCATGCGCTATGGCACCGTTCCCTTAGTACGCAAGACTGGAGGCCTGGCAGACACAGTATTCCCCGGAGTAAATGGATTTACATTTACCCAAACGGATAACTTCAATGAATTTCGTGCGATGCTAAGTGAAGCACTTACAACCTACCGCTATGAACCAGACACATGGTTAAATTTAATAGAAGAGGGAATGTTGCGTCTTTCTGGGCTCGACCTTATGGCAAAGCATTATAAAGAGCTTTATCTCTCCTTACTTTCTTGA
- the pgsA gene encoding CDP-diacylglycerol--glycerol-3-phosphate 3-phosphatidyltransferase has protein sequence MGLPNYLTVSRLFISPIFMILYLKGLWFGISQVVLPYVLLSLLIVSELTDAVDGYVARKFSQVTDLGKLLDPMADGIYRTSLYLTFTQPPVNLPLILVFIFLARDSVISTLRTVCAFRGVVVAARTSGKIKAILQAISFFLIIFAMIPHSLGALSDNGLELFASIVVSIVAIYSVGSGVEYFWINKNFLLQRPKSSSGLDQESKER, from the coding sequence GTGGGACTGCCTAATTATTTGACTGTTTCCCGGCTGTTTATATCACCAATTTTTATGATTTTATACTTAAAAGGGCTGTGGTTTGGGATTTCTCAAGTGGTGCTTCCTTATGTTCTTTTGTCTTTGCTCATTGTTTCTGAGCTTACAGACGCTGTAGATGGATACGTTGCAAGAAAGTTTTCACAGGTTACAGATTTAGGAAAGCTATTAGACCCCATGGCGGATGGAATTTATAGGACGTCCCTATATCTTACTTTCACCCAACCTCCAGTGAACCTTCCCCTGATTTTAGTATTTATTTTTCTCGCACGAGACTCTGTAATTAGTACGTTACGCACAGTATGTGCGTTTCGTGGTGTAGTGGTGGCTGCAAGAACAAGCGGGAAAATAAAAGCTATATTACAAGCGATAAGTTTTTTCCTTATTATCTTTGCTATGATTCCTCACTCTTTAGGGGCTCTTTCTGATAATGGATTGGAGTTATTCGCCTCTATTGTTGTCTCAATTGTCGCGATCTATTCTGTAGGCTCTGGAGTAGAATATTTTTGGATAAATAAAAATTTTTTGTTGCAAAGGCCAAAATCTTCCAGTGGCTTAGATCAAGAAAGTAAGGAGAGATAA